TTCTTCAAGATTTTTGTATTCCGGATCGTATGCAAGGCTTAAAAACGTCAATCTGGGCTATACACTTCCTTCAGATTATTTTGAAAAACTGGGACTGAAGAAATTCAGAATTTATATCCAGGCAGAAAACCTGCTGACCTTCTACAAACATAAAGGTCTTGACCCTGAACAATCACTGGACGGAACGACTTATTTCAGATATCCGGCCATGAGAACGGTAACTTTCGGTCTTCAGGCAACGCTTTAACCTTTTTAAAATTGAAACAATGAAAAAATTAAAATATTTATCTTTTGCTCTTATCGCAGTATGGTCTCTTACCAGCTGCGAAAGTGAGTTGGAAACGGCTCCAACGGATCAGGCTAATGGTGCAGAAGTTTTTAAAACCGCTGAAAGTGCAGAAACTGTCATCAACGGAACCTGGGCTAAATTTAATGATGACGGAACAACGTTTGCGAACATTGGATATTCAACGGTACTCAGAACCAGCGATGCCATGGGTAGTGATGTTGCGGTGCTGACTAACAAATATGGATTTCCTACGGCCTACGCTTTTGCCGAAATGGTGAACAATACCGCAGGACGTCCGCAGTTTATCTGGACAATGCTGTATTCCACCATCAACAACATGAATAATGTGATCACCCGTATTGATGGAACAGAAGGAAGCCAAGCCAAAAAAGATCAGGTGAAAGGGCAGGCCAAAGCACTTCGTGCATTTTGTTATCTTAATCTGGCCAGCTTTTACCAGTTCAGCTACCTTAAAGATAAAACAGCTTTAACAGCTCCGATCTATACAGAACCTTCAACGATAAGTTCCGTTCCGAAGAAAAGAGCAAGTCTTGAAGAAATCTACACTTTAATCAAAAGTGACCTGACGGATGCTGATAACCTGCTGAAAAACTATAACAGAAATAACAAAGATAAAATCGACAGATCCGTAGTCAATGGTCTTCTGGCAAGAACTTACCTGAATACAGGAGAGTGGAGTAAGGCTGTTGAAGCGGCAAAAACAGCAAGAAATGGTTTCCCTCTAATGACTCCTGAAAAATATAAGGAAGGCTTTAATGATATCAGCAATGGAGAATGGATCTGGGGCCACGGACAAACCCAGGAACAGTCAGATGCAGGTTATGCGTTCCATTATCTGGATGTATCTTCTTCAGGAAGTTATTATTACAGCTTTATGGCAGATCCTTATTTTAAAAATTTATTTGACACAAATGATATAAGATCACAGTTATTTTCCTGGGATGGTCTTCCGGGAAGAGAAGGGCTGCTGAGATATGCTAAATTTAAATTCAAGGCCAATCTTATCGCAGACATTGTACTGATGAGAGCGGCGGAAATGTATCTGATTGAAGCGGAAGGAGAAGCCAGAGCCGGAAATATCACTAACGCCATAGCTGCTTTGAACCAGCTGAAATCAGCAAGACACGCTAATCCTTACAGTGGATCGCTGGACCAGAATGAAGTGGTAAAGGCCATCCTGATTGAAAGAAGAAAAGAATTATTCGGGGAAGGATTCTCCCTTTCAGACGTAATTCGTACCCAGGGAGCTGTAGAAAGAAAAGCTTTTGTGGATGATGAAGGAAAACCGATCAAAGTTCAGGTAACCACTCCGGAC
This region of Chryseobacterium vaccae genomic DNA includes:
- a CDS encoding RagB/SusD family nutrient uptake outer membrane protein; its protein translation is MKKLKYLSFALIAVWSLTSCESELETAPTDQANGAEVFKTAESAETVINGTWAKFNDDGTTFANIGYSTVLRTSDAMGSDVAVLTNKYGFPTAYAFAEMVNNTAGRPQFIWTMLYSTINNMNNVITRIDGTEGSQAKKDQVKGQAKALRAFCYLNLASFYQFSYLKDKTALTAPIYTEPSTISSVPKKRASLEEIYTLIKSDLTDADNLLKNYNRNNKDKIDRSVVNGLLARTYLNTGEWSKAVEAAKTARNGFPLMTPEKYKEGFNDISNGEWIWGHGQTQEQSDAGYAFHYLDVSSSGSYYYSFMADPYFKNLFDTNDIRSQLFSWDGLPGREGLLRYAKFKFKANLIADIVLMRAAEMYLIEAEGEARAGNITNAIAALNQLKSARHANPYSGSLDQNEVVKAILIERRKELFGEGFSLSDVIRTQGAVERKAFVDDEGKPIKVQVTTPDGTVKTVNGRGHSVLNFPDQSSFVPNSKYYLFSIPQKEIENNPNL